A genomic window from Rhodococcus sp. KBS0724 includes:
- a CDS encoding alpha/beta fold hydrolase yields the protein MPALHTYLYGPADAPEILSLHGLTGHGRRWQSMAENQLPDARWIAPDLRGHGRSTWAPPWNIEAHVASLIDTLDEHARGPVLIVAHSFGGAVALHLAATAPERVRGLVLLDPAIGLDPEFMGRVAELTIGSPDYTDAAEARSEKVHGSWGEVPTAVLDEEFEEHLIHLDNGRVNWRLSTPAVVTAWGELARPLVLPPSSMPTVIVQAMKVQPPYVTDEFRAAMTEHLGPHLTSVEFDCDHMVPHVRADEVAALIRTLL from the coding sequence GTGCCTGCACTCCACACCTATCTGTACGGCCCGGCCGATGCGCCGGAGATACTCTCGCTGCACGGTCTGACCGGCCACGGCCGACGGTGGCAGTCGATGGCCGAGAATCAGCTTCCCGACGCTCGCTGGATCGCTCCCGATCTGCGTGGGCACGGCCGCTCGACCTGGGCTCCGCCGTGGAACATCGAGGCACATGTCGCCAGCCTGATCGATACCCTGGACGAGCATGCACGCGGCCCGGTCCTGATAGTTGCCCACTCGTTCGGCGGCGCTGTGGCACTCCATCTTGCGGCGACGGCGCCGGAGCGCGTCCGCGGCTTGGTGTTGCTCGATCCTGCCATCGGACTCGATCCGGAATTCATGGGCAGAGTGGCCGAACTCACGATCGGTTCCCCCGATTACACGGATGCCGCCGAGGCACGTTCGGAAAAAGTTCACGGTTCCTGGGGCGAGGTGCCCACCGCAGTCCTCGACGAAGAATTCGAGGAACATCTCATCCACCTCGACAACGGACGCGTCAACTGGCGACTCTCCACTCCCGCCGTCGTCACCGCGTGGGGAGAACTCGCGCGGCCACTGGTGCTCCCGCCGAGTTCCATGCCAACGGTGATCGTCCAAGCCATGAAAGTGCAACCGCCTTACGTCACCGACGAGTTCCGGGCGGCAATGACCGAACACCTCGGCCCGCACCTGACCAGCGTGGAGTTCGACTGCGACCACATGGTGCCGCACGTGCGCGCCGACGAGGTTGCGGCCCTGATCCGCACATTGCTCTGA
- a CDS encoding MGMT family protein, with product MAATTDEQIEEVRRLVASIPSGFVATYGDIADAVGLSSPRTVGWIMRTDSSDLPWHRVLGASGKPAAHLAHRQIAKLELEGVPIKDGRIDMSRARHTFP from the coding sequence ATGGCAGCCACCACGGACGAACAGATCGAAGAGGTCCGCCGACTCGTCGCATCCATTCCCTCCGGATTTGTCGCCACCTACGGCGACATCGCCGACGCCGTAGGGCTTTCCAGCCCACGAACGGTCGGGTGGATCATGCGTACCGACTCCTCCGATCTCCCCTGGCATCGGGTTCTGGGTGCATCCGGCAAACCCGCAGCGCACCTGGCCCATCGCCAGATTGCGAAGTTGGAATTGGAAGGCGTGCCGATCAAGGACGGCCGGATCGACATGTCGCGCGCACGGCACACCTTCCCGTAG